The Gimibacter soli genome includes a region encoding these proteins:
- the hisH gene encoding imidazole glycerol phosphate synthase subunit HisH yields MTERLVLIDYGSGNLRSAEKALVRAANEAGLDIEVAVSADAEAVRKADRVVLPGVGAFGDCRRGLDAVAGLKDALDETVQGRGKPFLGICVGMQLTAREGHEHGVHPGLGWLDATVGPLTPADKSLKIPHMGWNELALTGAGEGHPVARVITPGDHAYFVHSYHMTVADERALLATCDYGGPVTAIVGQDNFIGTQFHPEKSQAVGLKFLTAFLEWRP; encoded by the coding sequence ATGACGGAACGACTGGTACTGATCGACTACGGCTCTGGCAACCTCAGGTCCGCCGAGAAAGCCTTGGTGCGCGCTGCCAATGAAGCTGGCCTCGATATCGAGGTAGCGGTAAGCGCCGATGCCGAGGCCGTCCGCAAGGCTGACCGCGTGGTCCTGCCGGGTGTTGGCGCCTTTGGCGATTGCCGCCGGGGCCTTGACGCTGTGGCGGGCCTCAAGGACGCGCTCGATGAAACCGTGCAGGGGCGGGGCAAGCCCTTCCTCGGGATTTGCGTCGGCATGCAGCTCACCGCGCGTGAAGGCCATGAACACGGCGTGCATCCGGGCCTTGGCTGGCTTGATGCTACCGTCGGCCCACTGACGCCGGCGGACAAAAGCCTGAAAATCCCCCACATGGGCTGGAACGAGCTGGCGCTGACCGGCGCCGGGGAAGGCCATCCTGTCGCCCGCGTCATCACGCCCGGCGATCATGCCTATTTCGTCCATAGCTACCATATGACGGTGGCGGACGAACGTGCCCTTCTCGCCACCTGCGACTATGGCGGGCCGGTCACTGCGATTGTCGGCCAGGACAACTTTATCGGCACCCAGTTCCACCCTGAAAAGAGCCAGGCCGTCGGCCTGAAATTCCTGACCGCCTTTCTGGAGTGGCGCCCATGA
- the hisA gene encoding 1-(5-phosphoribosyl)-5-[(5-phosphoribosylamino)methylideneamino]imidazole-4-carboxamide isomerase yields the protein MINIYPAIDLKDGACVRLYKGAMDAATVFNKDPAAQAAAFVAAGCNWLHLVDLNGAFAGTPVNKKAVDDILSAISVPVQLGGGIRDLATMEAWIDAGITRLILGTLAVKDPALVKKACRAFPGRIAVGIDARAGRVAVEGWAETSELGVIDLAKRFEDAGVAAIIHTDIDRDGTLEGVNVAASSELAAAVSIPVIASGGVKDLDDIRAVVAAGNLDGVVTGRALYDGGMDLKTALKIACEGDA from the coding sequence ATGATCAATATCTATCCGGCCATCGACCTGAAAGACGGCGCCTGCGTGCGGCTTTACAAGGGCGCGATGGACGCCGCGACCGTTTTCAACAAGGACCCGGCAGCCCAAGCCGCCGCCTTTGTCGCAGCCGGCTGCAACTGGCTGCATCTCGTTGACCTGAACGGCGCCTTCGCGGGCACCCCGGTCAACAAAAAGGCCGTCGATGATATCCTGTCCGCGATCAGCGTGCCCGTGCAGCTGGGTGGCGGTATCCGCGATCTGGCCACCATGGAAGCCTGGATCGATGCCGGCATCACCCGCCTGATTCTCGGCACGCTCGCCGTGAAAGACCCCGCCCTTGTGAAAAAAGCCTGCCGTGCCTTCCCCGGCCGTATCGCTGTCGGTATCGACGCACGGGCTGGCCGGGTTGCGGTGGAAGGCTGGGCGGAGACGAGCGAGCTTGGCGTCATTGACCTCGCCAAACGGTTCGAGGATGCCGGTGTCGCCGCGATCATTCACACGGATATCGACCGCGACGGCACACTTGAAGGTGTCAATGTGGCCGCTTCTTCGGAGCTTGCCGCTGCGGTGTCGATCCCCGTCATCGCCTCGGGCGGGGTGAAAGACCTTGATGACATCCGCGCCGTCGTCGCCGCCGGCAATCTTGACGGGGTTGTCACCGGCCGCGCGCTTTATGATGGCGGCATGGACCTGAAAACAGCCCTGAAGATCGCCTGCGAGGGGGATGCCTGA
- the hisF gene encoding imidazole glycerol phosphate synthase subunit HisF, with translation MLKARVIPCLDVKDGRVVKGVNFVGLKDAGDPVEQARIYDAAGADELTFLDITASHERRDILLDVVARTAEACFMPLTVGGGVRTAEDVRRLLLAGADKVSLMTAAVNNPSVIGELSEKFGAQCIVVAVDAKKVGHDKWEVFTHGGRTATGLDAVEYAKEAARLGAGEILLTSMDRDGTKDGFDLDLVRKVSDAVSVPVIASGGVGNLDHLVEGIRDGHASAVLAASIFHFGDYSIAEAKAHMRAAGIAVRES, from the coding sequence ATGCTGAAGGCCCGCGTCATCCCCTGCCTTGACGTGAAGGACGGCCGCGTCGTCAAGGGTGTCAATTTCGTCGGCCTGAAGGACGCCGGCGACCCGGTGGAGCAAGCCCGCATCTATGATGCTGCCGGCGCCGACGAACTGACCTTCCTTGATATCACCGCGTCCCACGAGCGCCGCGATATCCTTCTGGACGTTGTTGCGCGCACCGCAGAGGCCTGCTTCATGCCGCTGACGGTGGGTGGTGGTGTGCGCACCGCCGAAGACGTGCGCCGCCTGCTGCTGGCGGGCGCCGACAAGGTTTCGCTGATGACCGCGGCGGTGAACAATCCGTCCGTGATCGGTGAGCTTTCCGAGAAATTCGGCGCCCAGTGCATCGTGGTGGCGGTGGACGCCAAAAAGGTCGGCCACGACAAGTGGGAAGTCTTCACCCACGGCGGCCGCACCGCCACGGGCCTTGATGCCGTTGAATATGCGAAAGAGGCCGCACGGCTGGGCGCTGGCGAGATCCTTCTCACCTCCATGGACCGCGACGGCACCAAGGACGGCTTCGATCTCGATCTCGTTCGCAAGGTGTCCGATGCCGTCAGCGTGCCCGTGATCGCTTCGGGCGGCGTCGGCAATCTTGATCATCTTGTGGAAGGTATCCGCGACGGCCATGCTTCTGCTGTGCTTGCAGCCTCGATTTTTCATTTCGG
- the hisB gene encoding imidazoleglycerol-phosphate dehydratase HisB — MRTAVIDRNTNETKISVKLNLDGKGQYEVKTGIGFLDHMLEQLSRHSLIDLTLACEGDLHIDGHHTTEDCGIAIGMAFKKALGDMKGITRYAHAYIPMDETLTRVALDISGRPFLVWKVNFPREKIGEMDTELFEEFYRGFAFAAGITLHVENLYGVNSHHIIESCFKGLARALRDALEIDPRKADAIPSTKGTLGGSL, encoded by the coding sequence CGTACGGCAGTGATCGATCGCAACACGAATGAAACAAAGATCAGCGTGAAGCTGAATCTTGATGGCAAAGGCCAGTATGAGGTGAAAACCGGGATCGGTTTTCTGGATCATATGCTGGAGCAGCTGTCGCGCCATTCGCTGATCGACCTGACGCTCGCCTGCGAGGGTGACCTGCATATCGACGGGCACCACACGACCGAAGACTGCGGCATCGCCATCGGCATGGCCTTCAAGAAGGCGCTCGGTGACATGAAGGGCATCACCCGCTATGCCCACGCCTATATCCCGATGGATGAAACGCTGACCCGCGTGGCGCTTGATATCTCGGGGCGGCCCTTCCTTGTGTGGAAGGTGAATTTCCCGCGCGAGAAAATCGGCGAAATGGATACCGAGCTTTTCGAGGAATTTTACCGCGGCTTCGCTTTCGCGGCCGGCATCACGCTGCATGTGGAAAACCTCTACGGCGTGAACAGCCACCATATTATCGAAAGCTGTTTCAAGGGTCTCGCCCGCGCGCTGCGTGACGCGCTCGAGATCGATCCGCGGAAAGCCGATGCCATCCCTTCGACCAAGGGTACGCTGGGCGGCAGTCTCTGA